A genomic segment from Toxotes jaculatrix isolate fToxJac2 chromosome 6, fToxJac2.pri, whole genome shotgun sequence encodes:
- the timm13 gene encoding mitochondrial import inner membrane translocase subunit Tim13, which produces MDGFGSDFSAGGSGGKMDPGVIMEQVKVQIAVANAQELLQRMTDKCFKKCIGKPGSTLDNSEQKCIAMCMDRYMDAWNTVSRTYNSRLQRERARM; this is translated from the exons ATGGACGGGTTTGGTTCAGACTTCTCAGCAGGAGGATCAGGCGGTAAAATGGACCCCGGCGTCATCATGGAGCAGGTCAAGGTCCAGATCGCGGTGGCTAACGCTCAGGAGTTGCTACAG AGAATGACAGACAAATGCTTCAAGAAGTGTATAGGTAAACCTGGAAGCACGCTGGACAACTCTGAGCAG AAATGTATTGCCATGTGTATGGACCGGTACATGGATGCTTGGAACACCGTGTCCCGAACATACAACTCCAGATTACAGAGGGAAAGGGCTCGTATGTGA